One window of Hujiaoplasma nucleasis genomic DNA carries:
- a CDS encoding DegV family protein has protein sequence MKKIAVITDSGSNLKEGFVKEHKNLFVVPLMIVVDGKEFRDQIEIKANDVYAKLDTHSVKTSLPAASDLEDTLNKIKAEGYTDLLVINISSGLSGTFNSFRLLLENEKELKVSQFDTLTLGGGQAFIVEYALELIDQNKSVGEILPLLKTLRFKDSLAFYTINTLKYLKAGGRIGKVEGTIGDLLHIKPIVTVNEEGVYVTLSKAFGLKRSLLKMKTILLDEFKDDLIDLIIHYGNNEDVAKDLADKLKPVLNIRNLDLVQLTPVLGVHTGPDMIAYVARRIK, from the coding sequence ATGAAAAAAATAGCTGTTATAACCGATTCAGGTTCAAACTTAAAAGAAGGCTTTGTAAAAGAACATAAGAATTTATTTGTTGTTCCATTAATGATTGTTGTGGATGGAAAAGAGTTTAGGGATCAAATTGAAATTAAAGCCAATGATGTTTATGCTAAATTAGATACACACTCAGTAAAAACATCATTACCTGCAGCTTCTGATTTAGAAGACACATTAAATAAGATAAAAGCAGAAGGTTACACGGATTTATTGGTTATCAATATATCTTCAGGTTTATCTGGAACCTTTAATTCTTTTAGATTGTTATTGGAAAATGAAAAAGAATTAAAGGTTAGTCAATTTGATACTTTAACCTTAGGTGGTGGACAAGCATTTATTGTTGAATACGCCTTAGAATTGATTGATCAAAATAAATCTGTAGGAGAGATTCTACCTTTATTAAAAACATTAAGGTTTAAAGATTCTTTAGCTTTTTATACCATTAATACCTTAAAGTATTTAAAAGCTGGTGGAAGAATCGGAAAAGTTGAAGGAACCATTGGTGACTTATTACATATTAAACCTATTGTGACAGTCAATGAAGAAGGAGTTTATGTGACTTTATCCAAAGCCTTTGGTTTAAAAAGATCTTTATTAAAAATGAAAACCATCTTATTGGATGAATTTAAAGATGATTTAATTGATTTAATCATTCATTATGGTAATAATGAAGATGTGGCTAAAGATTTAGCTGATAAGCTAAAACCAGTTTTAAATATTAGAAATTTAGACCTCGTTCAATTAACTCCTGTCCTTGGAGTACATACAGGTCCTGATATGATTGCTTACGTAGCAAGAAGAATTAAATAA
- a CDS encoding DUF4301 family protein: MKQFIDKFEKGTQYVQIVSSVNSDDLHDDSDLSLDYLSKDCIKFIPASGAATRMFKDLYQYLNEQRETDFIKTFFDYLEDFAFYHDIKELDYDKTRLGDRVEMIYSILKDKLNYGSLPKALIKMHAYDNEISTPIDEHIYEGEQYLNKDKVRLHFTISKEHEDLFNAYIKPILKQKPYLSIEYSFQKDKTNTLAVDMENNPFILEDGSYLYRAGGHGSLIENLNDIEADIIFIKNIDNVVHRDHVEATIESKRKLASIGLKIKEQMDAYIMALNKDEYDLNEIELFLRKKLHIKHKKDLTKAMALAFLNRPLRVCGMVKNTGEPGGGPFVVDHGDYTDLQICEKSEINLNDPRSLHILNSSSYFNPVDLVCFVKDYKNEKFNLLDFVEENRYFISEKSYHGKAIKALEHPGLWNGAMHHWNSVFVEVPLSTFNPVKTVNDLLRQGHQKK, encoded by the coding sequence ATGAAACAATTTATTGATAAATTTGAAAAAGGAACTCAATATGTTCAAATTGTTTCTTCAGTTAACTCTGATGATTTGCATGATGATTCTGACTTATCATTAGATTATTTAAGTAAGGATTGTATCAAATTTATTCCTGCTTCTGGGGCAGCTACCCGTATGTTTAAAGACTTATATCAGTATTTAAATGAACAAAGAGAAACCGACTTTATTAAAACATTCTTTGATTATTTAGAAGACTTTGCTTTTTATCATGATATTAAAGAATTAGATTATGATAAAACCAGATTAGGAGATCGGGTTGAAATGATTTATTCTATTTTAAAGGATAAATTAAACTATGGTTCCTTACCTAAAGCATTAATAAAAATGCATGCTTATGACAATGAAATATCAACCCCTATCGATGAACATATTTATGAAGGTGAACAATATTTAAATAAAGACAAGGTAAGGTTACATTTTACTATATCAAAAGAACATGAAGATTTATTTAATGCATATATAAAACCTATATTAAAACAAAAACCTTACTTATCTATTGAATATTCATTTCAAAAAGATAAAACCAATACTTTAGCTGTTGATATGGAAAACAATCCTTTTATCTTAGAAGATGGGTCTTATTTATATAGGGCTGGTGGTCATGGGTCATTAATAGAAAACTTAAATGATATTGAAGCAGATATCATTTTTATTAAAAACATAGATAATGTTGTTCATAGAGATCATGTTGAAGCTACCATTGAATCTAAAAGAAAGTTAGCTTCTATTGGTTTAAAGATAAAAGAACAAATGGATGCTTATATAATGGCTTTAAACAAGGATGAATATGACTTAAATGAAATTGAATTATTTTTAAGAAAAAAACTACATATCAAACATAAAAAAGATTTGACCAAAGCCATGGCTTTAGCCTTTTTAAATAGGCCTTTAAGGGTTTGTGGTATGGTTAAAAATACAGGAGAACCTGGTGGTGGACCTTTTGTGGTTGATCATGGTGATTACACAGATTTACAAATCTGTGAAAAATCAGAAATTAACCTTAATGATCCAAGGTCTTTACATATTTTAAATTCTTCCTCTTATTTTAATCCTGTAGATTTGGTATGTTTTGTAAAAGACTATAAGAATGAAAAATTTAATTTGTTAGACTTTGTTGAAGAAAATAGGTATTTTATTTCTGAAAAATCATATCATGGAAAAGCTATCAAGGCTTTAGAACATCCTGGTTTATGGAATGGGGCTATGCACCATTGGAACAGTGTCTTTGTGGAAGTCCCATTAAGCACTTTTAACCCTGTCAAAACAGTCAATGATTTATTAAGACAAGGACATCAAAAAAAATAA
- a CDS encoding iron chaperone — protein sequence MIDVFNDFINQIQDDEKRQVINDLLKQIQDDYPELEAVIKWNQPMFTHHGTYIIGLSLSKHHFALSPEQKTIQVFSNEIIDSGYEHSKMIIRFPWKKEINYQLIKKMIEYNINDKMNEDHFWRQT from the coding sequence ATGATTGATGTCTTTAATGATTTCATAAATCAAATTCAAGATGATGAGAAAAGACAGGTCATCAATGACTTGCTAAAGCAAATACAAGATGATTATCCTGAACTAGAAGCGGTAATCAAGTGGAATCAGCCCATGTTTACCCACCATGGGACTTATATTATTGGTTTGTCTTTATCCAAACATCATTTTGCCTTGTCTCCTGAACAAAAAACCATCCAAGTTTTTTCTAATGAAATTATAGATTCAGGTTATGAGCATTCAAAAATGATCATTCGTTTCCCTTGGAAAAAAGAAATCAATTATCAATTAATAAAAAAAATGATAGAATACAATATAAATGATAAAATGAATGAAGATCATTTTTGGAGGCAAACATGA
- a CDS encoding AAA domain-containing protein encodes MARRNPLLENLYDLRDTLRSKLLDEGEAKVICTDEAIQQMAKMKPSRLSDFLAIPGLDSDFLERFAHHFLKALYDYTAQDVKKVKFSMHASHVLDHYKDRLTDISKTNPNIYTGRIEKTRNFDLFDESKTNDLIDFISLKKKFLSFDDADELVFNHMTTLYRQINKDYKDQGTYHLYLAYPYVEALDKKEDFPIKAPLAYMPVVLERKQKKYQLSFNKEKDIVINRDLILTLLKLEPSLQETKAPDLEDLSYKTLKELLIPYYNAYGLNLKCPKKQEFIAFKSLLKDQFIKSKPKGFNLKPYITFGRYQLFSSMIQKDMGQIIESNTYNELLEGLIDEEHLYDQEQSLDLHTSNEDVNESGLVYINDINFSQEKVLDLIDKEKKIVIWGPPGTGKSQTITSLIAHQVLRNENVLLVSEKKVALDVIYHRLGQASKHTMFIDDASDKNVFYTQLSGFIEQSPPSRLHNNDIYRLEEEIKALDKTFNQALKLLYKKNKQYKPLSEFYNRYLQDKDILEDLTPKKVYKLINQALDQVDFKDIENLENTFDKDQKLNDYLNHHYVISSYPWFQKLETKISRSSIIEFETFMNDLSRYLEAQKHAWFFKRRKLKRKFYLRHQTNLQYLSAKKSIHKKLLKALMEDSYLRTYLQTNIKKLNKMKVNYDKLSAYEIEFLNLIIHDHDLQVLHKNPKLRTYIFDAYMTGFLENFKAMNQKYLYILNDYEKHMDKLKAFMDEKRHVARESFEMKLFSHALDFANTKRIMDIKRILERQKKPSIKAFFDMFHSELFSNVKVWLLTPEVVSSILPLDFNLFDLVIFDEASQMYVEKGIPSIYRAKKVVIAGDPKQLRPSSLGMGRVLEEDPFEEDEILKNVTYDAKSLLDLARYRYKEALLNYHYRSQYQELIEFSNHAFYQGKLIISPNVKTPDQPPISYLYVKKGQFIKKHNLEEAKAVIKLLKKVLKDKSPEESIGIITFNSTQRDCILNLMDEVLFKKSIHQKRLEKEVFRKVPEGDQSLFVKNIENVQGDERDIIIFSMAYGQDESGVIKRRFGWLNHEGGQNRLNVAITRARKKIYFVSSIYPEALKVDDLSGQGPKLLKDFMRYCFYISNQKQDMAQEVLLSLYKKESMTQKHTHSFMKEDIKHRLLKSGYLVNENIGIGQFIIDLAIYDEEYNAYKLAIICDLNDDRTFTARKELLHQERFLMARGWKVYRVFHMNWYEDAHKVLREIKQKLK; translated from the coding sequence ATGGCAAGAAGAAATCCTTTATTAGAAAACCTCTATGATTTAAGGGACACATTAAGATCAAAACTTCTAGATGAAGGTGAAGCTAAAGTCATTTGTACGGATGAAGCCATCCAACAAATGGCAAAAATGAAACCATCACGTTTAAGTGATTTTTTAGCCATACCTGGCTTAGATTCTGACTTTCTCGAAAGATTTGCCCACCATTTCTTAAAAGCACTCTATGATTATACAGCTCAAGATGTTAAAAAAGTAAAGTTCTCTATGCATGCATCACATGTTTTAGATCATTATAAAGACCGTTTAACAGATATATCAAAAACAAACCCTAATATTTATACAGGGAGAATTGAAAAGACTAGAAATTTTGATTTGTTTGATGAAAGTAAGACCAATGACTTAATAGACTTTATTTCCTTAAAGAAAAAATTCTTAAGTTTCGATGATGCAGATGAACTTGTTTTTAACCATATGACAACTTTATACAGACAAATCAATAAAGACTATAAAGACCAAGGGACTTATCATCTATATTTAGCTTACCCTTATGTAGAGGCCCTCGATAAGAAAGAAGACTTTCCGATCAAAGCACCACTGGCATACATGCCAGTGGTCTTAGAAAGAAAGCAAAAAAAATATCAATTATCCTTTAATAAAGAAAAAGATATTGTTATTAATAGAGACTTAATCCTTACTTTATTAAAACTTGAGCCTAGTCTTCAAGAAACAAAGGCACCTGACTTAGAAGATTTATCTTATAAAACTTTGAAAGAACTATTAATTCCATATTACAATGCTTATGGATTAAATCTTAAGTGTCCTAAAAAACAAGAATTTATAGCTTTTAAAAGTCTTTTAAAAGATCAATTTATTAAAAGTAAACCCAAGGGTTTTAACTTAAAACCCTATATTACTTTTGGCCGTTATCAACTCTTTTCATCCATGATTCAAAAAGACATGGGACAAATCATTGAATCAAACACCTATAATGAGTTACTAGAAGGCTTAATTGATGAAGAACATCTATATGATCAAGAACAATCCCTAGACTTACACACAAGTAATGAAGATGTCAATGAATCAGGTTTGGTTTATATTAATGACATTAATTTTTCTCAAGAGAAAGTATTAGATTTAATAGATAAAGAAAAGAAAATTGTTATATGGGGGCCTCCAGGGACAGGCAAAAGTCAAACCATCACATCCTTAATTGCCCATCAAGTCTTAAGAAATGAAAATGTCTTATTAGTATCAGAAAAGAAAGTTGCCCTAGACGTGATTTATCACCGTCTAGGACAAGCTTCTAAACATACCATGTTTATTGATGACGCTTCTGATAAAAATGTTTTTTACACTCAATTATCAGGCTTTATTGAACAAAGTCCTCCTTCAAGATTACATAATAATGATATCTATAGGTTAGAAGAAGAGATTAAAGCTTTAGATAAAACCTTTAATCAAGCACTCAAGCTTTTGTATAAAAAGAATAAACAATATAAACCCCTATCTGAGTTTTATAATCGTTATTTACAGGATAAGGACATCTTAGAAGACTTAACACCTAAAAAAGTATATAAACTCATCAATCAAGCCTTAGACCAAGTCGATTTTAAGGACATAGAAAATTTAGAGAATACCTTTGATAAAGACCAAAAATTAAATGATTATTTAAATCATCATTATGTCATCAGTTCTTATCCTTGGTTTCAAAAACTTGAAACCAAGATATCAAGATCTTCAATCATTGAATTTGAAACCTTTATGAATGATTTAAGTAGGTATTTAGAAGCTCAGAAGCATGCTTGGTTTTTTAAAAGAAGAAAACTTAAGAGGAAATTTTATTTAAGACATCAAACTAATCTTCAATATTTGTCAGCTAAAAAATCAATTCATAAGAAATTATTAAAAGCTTTGATGGAAGATTCATACTTAAGAACTTATTTACAAACAAACATTAAGAAACTTAATAAAATGAAGGTAAATTACGATAAATTATCAGCTTATGAGATTGAATTTTTAAATCTAATCATCCATGATCATGATTTACAAGTCTTACATAAAAACCCAAAATTAAGAACTTATATCTTTGATGCTTATATGACAGGTTTCTTAGAAAACTTCAAGGCGATGAATCAAAAGTATTTATATATTCTTAATGACTATGAAAAGCATATGGATAAATTAAAAGCATTCATGGATGAAAAAAGACATGTGGCTAGAGAGTCTTTTGAAATGAAATTATTTTCTCATGCCTTAGATTTTGCCAATACCAAAAGAATTATGGACATCAAAAGAATCTTAGAGAGACAAAAGAAACCTAGTATCAAAGCTTTCTTTGATATGTTTCATTCTGAATTATTTTCTAATGTTAAAGTATGGTTATTAACACCAGAAGTGGTCTCAAGTATCTTACCCCTAGACTTTAACTTATTTGATTTGGTTATTTTTGATGAAGCCAGTCAAATGTATGTTGAAAAAGGTATACCTTCCATATATCGGGCTAAGAAAGTTGTGATTGCTGGTGATCCTAAGCAATTAAGACCTTCCTCTTTAGGTATGGGTCGGGTTTTAGAAGAAGATCCTTTTGAAGAAGATGAAATATTAAAGAATGTTACTTATGATGCTAAAAGTTTATTAGACCTAGCCAGGTATCGTTATAAAGAAGCCTTATTAAACTATCATTATAGGTCTCAATACCAGGAATTAATAGAGTTTTCTAATCATGCTTTTTATCAAGGCAAACTTATTATTTCACCCAATGTTAAAACACCTGATCAACCACCTATTTCTTATCTTTATGTCAAGAAGGGTCAATTTATAAAAAAACATAATCTAGAAGAAGCTAAAGCAGTGATTAAGTTATTAAAGAAAGTGTTAAAGGATAAATCACCTGAAGAGTCTATCGGTATCATTACTTTTAATTCAACCCAAAGGGATTGTATCTTGAATTTAATGGATGAAGTCTTATTTAAAAAATCCATCCATCAAAAACGCTTAGAAAAAGAAGTCTTTAGAAAAGTCCCTGAAGGAGACCAATCCTTATTTGTTAAGAACATTGAAAATGTTCAAGGGGATGAAAGAGACATAATAATCTTTTCCATGGCTTATGGCCAAGATGAATCTGGTGTGATTAAACGTCGATTTGGTTGGTTAAATCATGAGGGTGGACAAAACAGATTAAATGTCGCCATTACAAGGGCCAGAAAGAAAATATATTTTGTATCATCCATATATCCAGAAGCTTTAAAAGTGGATGACTTATCTGGTCAAGGACCAAAACTTTTAAAGGATTTTATGAGATATTGTTTTTATATCTCAAATCAAAAACAAGACATGGCTCAAGAAGTATTGTTAAGTCTATATAAAAAAGAATCCATGACTCAAAAACATACACATTCCTTTATGAAAGAAGATATAAAACATAGATTATTGAAGTCTGGATACCTAGTTAATGAAAATATAGGGATTGGTCAGTTTATAATTGACTTAGCTATTTATGATGAAGAGTATAATGCTTATAAACTCGCTATTATCTGTGATTTAAATGATGATAGGACCTTTACAGCTAGAAAGGAACTTTTACATCAAGAAAGGTTCTTAATGGCTAGAGGCTGGAAGGTTTATCGGGTATTCCATATGAACTGGTATGAGGATGCTCATAAGGTTTTAAGAGAAATTAAACAAAAATTAAAATAA